A portion of the Roseovarius sp. SCSIO 43702 genome contains these proteins:
- the cobT gene encoding nicotinate-nucleotide--dimethylbenzimidazole phosphoribosyltransferase, with the protein MPPTIETVDDIRACLGALPAPDGAARRRAGERNAQLTKPPGSLGRLEELAVWYAGWRGEARPLVERPQVIVFAGNHGVTQQGVSAFPADVTAQMVANFEAGGAAINQLSQAAGARLDVVALDLDQPTRDFTQAAAMDVDKFVKYMRVGWESIDNKCDLLVAGEMGIGNTTSAAAMACALFGGTAQDWTGRGTGVEDSALDHKIAVVERAVARHAQAGGRGLDVLRCLGGHELAALAGAILRARMERIPVILDGFICTAAAACLAQENKAALDHCVAGHLSAEGAHGALLEKLGKAPILDLHMRLGEGSGATLAIAILKAAVACHSGMASFSEAGISGSERSG; encoded by the coding sequence ATGCCCCCGACCATCGAGACCGTGGACGATATCCGCGCCTGCCTCGGTGCGCTTCCCGCGCCGGACGGGGCCGCGCGGCGGCGGGCCGGGGAGCGGAACGCGCAGTTGACCAAGCCGCCGGGATCGCTGGGACGGCTCGAGGAGCTGGCGGTCTGGTATGCCGGGTGGCGGGGCGAGGCGCGGCCGCTGGTCGAGCGACCGCAAGTCATCGTGTTTGCCGGCAACCACGGCGTGACGCAGCAGGGGGTCTCGGCCTTCCCGGCGGATGTCACGGCACAGATGGTCGCGAATTTCGAGGCCGGAGGTGCCGCGATCAACCAGTTGAGCCAAGCGGCGGGCGCGCGTCTTGATGTGGTGGCGCTCGATCTCGACCAGCCTACGCGGGATTTCACGCAAGCCGCGGCGATGGATGTGGACAAGTTTGTAAAATACATGAGGGTTGGATGGGAAAGCATTGATAATAAATGTGATTTACTGGTAGCGGGAGAAATGGGGATCGGCAACACGACGAGCGCGGCGGCGATGGCATGCGCGCTTTTCGGGGGAACGGCGCAGGATTGGACGGGGCGGGGCACTGGCGTGGAGGATAGCGCACTCGACCATAAGATCGCGGTGGTGGAGCGTGCGGTGGCCCGTCATGCGCAGGCAGGGGGACGCGGTCTCGACGTTCTGCGATGCCTGGGCGGGCACGAGCTGGCGGCGCTGGCGGGGGCGATCCTGCGCGCCCGGATGGAGCGTATCCCCGTCATCCTCGACGGGTTCATCTGCACCGCCGCCGCGGCCTGCCTGGCCCAGGAAAACAAGGCCGCGCTCGATCATTGCGTGGCGGGCCACCTGAGTGCCGAAGGGGCGCATGGCGCGCTTCTCGAGAAGCTGGGCAAGGCGCCGATCCTCGACCTTCACATGCGGCTTGGCGAGGGGTCGGGCGCGACGCTGGCCATCGCGATCCTGAAGGCCGCGGTGGCCTGTCACAGCGGCATGGCGAGCTTCTCCGAAGCGGGCATTTCGGGCAGCGAACGGTCGGGTTAA
- a CDS encoding monovalent cation:proton antiporter-2 (CPA2) family protein → MDSILFQATIYLVAAVIAVPIAARLGLGSVLGYLAAGIIIGPALGLVGHENTHELQHVGEFGVVMMLFIIGLELDPRALWNMRHRLLGLGGMQILLTTVAIMGAAIWLGQVWSVALAIGLIFALSSTAIVLQTLTEKGLMRTGGGRSAFSVLLTQDIAVIPMLALIPLLALPKTPDMILGETLEKLSSASEAEDAAPAHEMAVSFIEGLPAWGVTLVTLGVVAGIILFGVYLTRPVFRFIHTARLREMYTALALLIVVGISYVMNLIGLSPALGAFLAGVVLANSEFRHELESDIEPFKGLLLGLFFITVGAGINFDILFAVPFLILGLTGAVIVIKGVILYGLGRAFGMRRRDLWLFTLSLAQAGEFGFVLISFSSQSNVVPPELSEVMLLVVTMTMLITPLLFLLHEWMSNRMAETGDAQEPDHVDEEGQVIIVGIGRFGQIVNRLVRSSGFSTVVLDRDLSAIQRMRRFGVKSFFGDPTRPDMLNAAGLKDARVLVVAIDDPDASVRLVSFARRERPDLHIVARARDRTHVFRLYQAGADDIVRELFDASLRAGRYVLENVGLSEFEAAEAERTFYQHDRDSVRELAALWDPTVPTVENAAYIARAKELESELETMLLSQLEESGEPRTGTG, encoded by the coding sequence ATGGACTCCATTCTCTTTCAGGCCACGATCTATCTTGTGGCGGCGGTGATCGCCGTGCCCATCGCCGCGCGGCTGGGGCTGGGATCGGTGCTGGGCTATCTTGCGGCCGGCATCATCATCGGCCCGGCCCTCGGCCTCGTCGGCCACGAGAACACGCACGAGCTTCAGCATGTGGGCGAATTCGGCGTAGTGATGATGCTCTTCATCATCGGGCTCGAGCTCGACCCCCGCGCGCTTTGGAACATGCGCCATCGGCTTCTCGGGCTGGGGGGGATGCAGATCCTGCTCACGACCGTCGCCATCATGGGCGCGGCCATCTGGCTCGGCCAGGTCTGGAGCGTGGCCCTCGCCATCGGCCTCATCTTCGCGCTCTCCTCTACCGCGATCGTGCTCCAGACGCTCACCGAGAAGGGGTTGATGCGTACGGGCGGCGGGCGCTCGGCCTTCTCGGTCCTGCTTACCCAGGACATCGCGGTCATCCCGATGCTGGCGCTCATCCCGCTTCTCGCGCTGCCCAAGACGCCCGACATGATCCTGGGCGAGACGCTCGAGAAGCTCTCGAGCGCCTCCGAGGCGGAGGACGCGGCGCCCGCGCACGAGATGGCCGTCTCCTTCATCGAGGGCCTGCCCGCATGGGGGGTCACGCTCGTCACGCTGGGCGTGGTCGCGGGGATCATCCTCTTCGGCGTCTATCTCACCCGCCCGGTCTTCCGCTTCATCCACACCGCCCGCCTGCGCGAGATGTATACGGCGCTCGCCCTGCTCATCGTCGTGGGCATCTCCTACGTGATGAACCTCATCGGTCTCTCTCCGGCGCTGGGGGCGTTTCTCGCGGGCGTGGTGCTGGCCAACAGCGAATTCCGCCACGAACTCGAAAGCGATATCGAGCCCTTCAAGGGGCTGCTGCTGGGGCTGTTCTTCATCACCGTGGGCGCCGGCATCAACTTCGACATCCTCTTCGCGGTCCCTTTCCTCATCCTCGGGCTCACGGGCGCGGTGATCGTGATCAAGGGGGTCATCCTCTACGGGCTGGGCCGGGCCTTCGGGATGCGCCGCCGCGACCTCTGGCTCTTCACCCTCTCCCTCGCCCAGGCCGGCGAATTCGGCTTCGTGCTGATCTCGTTCTCGAGCCAGTCGAACGTCGTGCCGCCCGAACTGTCCGAGGTGATGCTCCTCGTCGTGACGATGACGATGCTCATCACGCCGCTGCTCTTCTTGCTGCATGAATGGATGTCGAACCGCATGGCCGAGACGGGCGACGCGCAGGAACCCGACCACGTCGACGAGGAGGGCCAGGTGATCATCGTCGGCATCGGCCGCTTCGGCCAGATCGTCAACCGGCTCGTGCGCTCCAGCGGCTTCAGCACCGTGGTGCTCGACCGCGATCTCTCCGCGATCCAGCGGATGCGCCGCTTCGGGGTGAAGAGCTTCTTCGGCGATCCGACGCGCCCCGACATGCTCAACGCGGCGGGGCTCAAGGATGCCCGGGTGCTCGTCGTGGCGATCGACGACCCCGACGCCTCGGTCCGCCTCGTCTCCTTCGCGCGCCGCGAAAGGCCCGACCTGCACATCGTCGCCCGCGCCCGCGACCGCACGCATGTCTTCCGCCTCTACCAGGCCGGCGCGGACGACATCGTGCGCGAGCTTTTCGACGCCTCGCTCCGCGCCGGCCGCTACGTGCTCGAGAACGTGGGCCTTTCCGAGTTCGAGGCCGCCGAGGCCGAGCGCACCTTCTACCAGCACGACCGCGATTCCGTCCGCGAACTCGCCGCGCTCTGGGATCCGACCGTCCCCACGGTCGAGAACGCCGCCTATATCGCGCGCGCCAAGGAACTCGAAAGCGAGCTCGAGACCATGCTCCTGTCGCAGCTCGAGGAAAGCGGCGAGCCGCGCACCGGCACCGGCTGA